The Ziziphus jujuba cultivar Dongzao chromosome 3, ASM3175591v1 region CCCCTccccaaattataaaaaatttaatataattatttattaatttaatatcgaagaattaattttattctaatttatattttgagcaAAGTCTTACAGGGCTAACTAGCCCATCTTTTAAGAAAGTGGGCCTCCAACAAGCAGACCCATTTTCTGTCAGCCCGAGTTTAAAAACCCTAAAGTCAGAAAACCCTAAAGGCAAGTTTGATTTGGCAATTTTGGCATCGGTGCGGCACGGAGATCTCTCTGGTACTTTTCTCTCTCTGTTGCTCTCCattataatgtaatatttattaatcTGTTTTTTCTTATAAAGCTTTTTGGTTTCTATGAATTAGGGTTTTTGGTGGTTTGTGGATTTGTGATCTGGTAGAAGTGAGAACAATGTCAGTGTCTGTTGGAGAGTTTGCCTGCAGCTATGCTGTTATGATCCTCCAAGACGATGGCATTCCCATTACCGTATCCTTTCGTTAATATTTATACCTTCTATTTTGCGTTGCATTGTTTGTTTCTACCTTCTGGATTTGAAGAACTGGAATTAGTTTCAGTCCAATAGATGTGTATATTGCTGTtcttattttgtaaaaaataaaaataaaaaaataaaaaagaaatcattgtttaattttgtaattatgatTGTTTCGAAGTTACATTGAGGTTCAAGCATTCGCATTAACATtgaatttgccttttttttcttcttttttttttttttttttggggtggttAGCTGTAGTTAATCTTTCGTTTGGAAGATGggttgcgtttttttttttttttttttttttttttcccaataaacttttttttatcatgGGAAGTTAATTAGATTTTGAGTCTTTTGCTTTCAGATTACTTGCTCTGTTTCTATCTTTCACTCTCATTGATTTTTTTCCTTAGAGGTGGGTCTGTAATTGTTAGTTTTGATCCCTAAAATGGGATTCAACATTGTTTTTTATGCATTTAGAAAGATGGTTCCCCCCTTAATTCTTTTCAATAGGCGGAGAAAATTGCAGCCCTTGTGAAAGCCGCCAATATACAAGTGGAATCGTACTGGCCGAGCTTGTTTGCTAAGCTTGCAGAGAAGCGTAACATTGAGGATCTTATAT contains the following coding sequences:
- the LOC107423521 gene encoding large ribosomal subunit protein P1; amino-acid sequence: MSVSVGEFACSYAVMILQDDGIPITAEKIAALVKAANIQVESYWPSLFAKLAEKRNIEDLILNAGAGGGGAPVAAAAPAAGGGGGGAAAPPPEEKKEEPKEESDDDMGFSLFD